The DNA region ACGACCACTCAATTGTTTCATAGCTCCAGTTGGCCTAGTCTATCATCCGAATCGGATTGGATTAGTTTAACTCGCAGATATATTAATATTATTGACGATATCCGTTCGGAGGCGGCGATTGCGTCGCGTCCGTGTGCCGCGTGCTGCTTAATTTTGGAGGAGGCGGCATGCTTGAGCAGAGCTCTCACGCAACGCCATGCACCCAAACAAAAACTTGGTCCCCATGAAACATGATTGGAGTTGCCATTGTGTCCTACGATCATTATCTGAGAAAGTTGCGTCGTCAGACATTCTGAAAGCAGGTGCGGCGGCAGATAAAATAACCGGCATGTTAACAGGACAGGCATATACAGCCGGTGGGAAAAGGATATCAAGGTAAAGTGTTCGTCAGATGAAATATAAAACTAGTAGTCTCGGAAATGCAGAGAAGAGGTACGACAGGGAGGTTAGGGATCGTGGAGCGATCTCTGAACTCAGAAGCAGACAAAAAACAACAGATGGTTGCTTAGAAAAAGGAAGAAACGAGTACGGTCAAGACCGCGAGAGTAGGCAAAGAAAAAAGATCGCGACAACAGGTAGGAGTACGTGGGCTTGTCAACTGACCGTTCGAGAAAATGAAAACGATAACGGGGGTAGAGTGTGTGTGGATGTGGCTCAAGCCCAGGAATGTTCGGCGCGACGTTCCATCAGGCGTCAGCCGAGGAGAATTTGATTCTCCGTGGACCCGATCGAAGGAATGGAGCCTTCATTAACCCATTTTTTATAGGGCGTGCGATTGGATTGGATCCCGTACATTCTGGTGGCCATGTCAAGCTCGAATATAATCCTCGGGTTCTTTATTCATTCTGATCCAGAGCAGACGTGCACGCAGACTGTCATCTGCGCACCATGCTCGTATGCCAGCGATTCAGAATGTCTGGTTCCTCAAAAAGAATGTCTGATTCCACAAGACCACGACCGTGGCATATGCCCGGGCATCATCACCCATCACTTTTTTACGCGCATGTAATCCCGTGGGGCAAGGTACGCGAGGACCACGAGGTAGTCGTTCCCTTTTTTACTTCTACGCGAGGACCACGCGCACCATGCTCGTGCTCCATCTCCTTTTAGCAtattaaatatataatttttactataAATCTAGATCTAATATAAAATCTATGCATCTAAATTTATTAAAATAACATACGTTTCGAAACGGagaaagtatatatatatatattgatcATTAGCCATACATAGCCAGAGGTACGCGCGAGTTGTTTAGTGTGAGATGGGACACACTTCGAGTGTACTAAATCTTATCATCAACAAGATGTGGGGAGAAAAAAGGAGGACTGCCAGTATGTGATCAAACGGCAAGAAAAACCAAGGAAAAGTCCAGCACCTTTTTGTTCCTGCAACATGCATGCAGTAGCGTGACGTTCACCAAATTGGTCCTAGAGTATGTGATGTAACGGCCTGGTCGAGACGGTACGTACGGCCTGACTGATCTAGGAAGGTGCACGTGCCTCTCTCTAGGCTCTAGCGTTCCTGTGGTCTTATCTCGACTACTATGCCGGACAGGCCAGATCACATGCGTCAGTGAAAAAGGACGCGGCGGGCAGTCGGCCACGTCCGCGTCGTGCCACTGTAGAATCTAGTGGTCTTACTACTAGTATGATCGTGACTGGACGTGGAGACTCCAGTGCGATCGGTCGAGGCGCGCAAAACCCAAACGCGAATTCTCTACTCTGCTCGTCGTCGTACTAGTTGCGCAGCCCGGCACGACGAGGAGTAAATATCGCACTGACACAGGGCCTATCATGATCGCGCGCCGTACGTATGGTCCGGACTCCGGAGACCCGGACCGGGCAGCTGCTCTCTGCCGTCggcacgccgccgcgccgccacccgGCCGACCTTTCTGACCGCAACCCGTTCCAAAGCTCCGCCACGCCGGCACACGCGCCGGCACAGGCGCACAGAGGCACGTTCGCTCGCAGGGAcctcgcgccgccgcgccgggccAGCCAGAGCACGGCAACCTCGGCGGTCGGCATGGCTATCGGCACGACAGGCTACAGCAGCCAAGCCACGCCCCGCCGAAGGCCGAGGCGCTAGCTGTAGATACTAGATAGGCATGGCACGGCCAGCTCAGACGATGTGAGAGTGCGTGGGCCGCGTACGATACGAGACCCGGCAGGGTAGGCATAGGCGGTGGCGCGCGCTGCGGCTGCGGCAGGCGATACGATAGCctcccaccgccggcgccgcgccaaGCGATCGGCCGGCCGGCGCGCGTGGGGCCACGGGCGCCGCGCGTCGTTTTCCCTTTCCCCCCGTCCCATGCGCCCTGCCGCCGCTGGACCGCCCGCTTTCCCGTCCCCGGGCCCCGGACGAAGCTGCCAGGAAGCTTCGTCGCCCTCGCTCGCATCGTACGCATGATCCCGGCCGAGCGCGACGtgcgtgcgccgcgccgcggcccCCGTGGCGTCCAGGttggtggcggtggtgcgggTACGGGCCGCTACAGGACagcggccggccggctggcTGGGCCCGGGGTTCGGACGTGGCCGGCGAGCTGACGTGCCATTGCAGGGGTGTTTGGCAATGCCCGTGGCCCGGCCGCGGTGCCGGCCTCGGCGCGCCTGCCTGCTTGCGCCGTGTTTGGCAATGTCCTGCACGGCGTGAATGGCTTGTCCGCCTATTACGGGTAGGCTGAGAGCCACCACGCTTCCATTGCCGAGCTGCTAAAAAATCTGGATGAGAAGTTGCATCAGGACTGCGAGGACGCGCCAAGAACCAGATCGCTCGCCTGTACGTCTCAACGAGAGCATctactttttttttaaaaaaaataaattaattgTTTCCGACCTCTGCGACCGCACACATTTTACATCACGTGAGCATCAGCTACTAGCTTTTCAAATTCGATGCGATCACGAGGATCTCATCTGTGGACGACCGAGCAATGTTGGGCGGCCGAGCAAGTAAGCAGCGCCTGATATTTCTCCGTGGTAAACATGCGAGATGCAAGCGAAACCATTCATTCCCAAAACGTAAGAAACGAAACATTATAGTAAATGAagcaacagcagcaacagcGACCATTCGCCTACGAACATCTGGGCCAAATTCTATCGTCGGATTTGGCAAACAAAGGGAAAGCAGGCGGCCCGCTGTCGCGTTCGCCGACCCCTCCcaccctctcgcgcgcagctgCCGGGAAGCTTCCTAGCGCTCATCCCCCGGACGGGACTGTCCGACGTGGCTCGAGCCGACTCGATCGGTCCCACGGACTCCTGTCTCGCGGCACTTCCAGAAATGAACCCATGGCTCCCCACATTCCCATCGACCATCCACTCCGTCAGCAAGAATTTTTTTTTTCCGGTAATGATCGCCGAGCTACGGATTATTCGACTGGTACTAAACTACTACTACAAGCAAAGTTGCAAGGTCAAATTCTCTAACAACTTTACACttatctttttcttttttatttctcgAACACGCAGGAGGGTTACATATCTTTATATTAAGAGAAAAAAATAGTCCAATTATAATAGACAAACAACGGTAGAGCTGTTACAAAATTATGAACCTAGAACCTGACCACACCTTTACACTTGTTGTACTTCCAGAAGGTAACGGACACGACGGCGACGGGGATTAAAAGGCAACATTGCACCCGTAACAGAATATCGCAGTCCGTTTTTTTTTTATCGGCCGCGTGGTCAGCCATTTTTTTTATCGGCCGCGTGGTCAGCCATTCTCAGATCAGCTTAAAGAAACCAAGGAATTCTTGCTTGCACGAATGGCCATGGTTGTCCTCAGCAAGCTCTCTCCAGACGCCAATGACTGGAAAGTGGAAACGAGAACGTAAAACCGCCACCTGCTCGAAACAATGTCTGGCCTGAACAAACGGAGGAagctttcttttttctttttatttagGCGCGTGCAGTTGCGCGAGCACGCTGCACGCCTGATGACGTACCGAACCGGCGCCGCGGCACGGCCATGGTTCGCCCCCGCACGTCGTGTGCCCGCGAGGCGAGAGCGTGCGAGCCCTTTCTCCCGGGGGAGCAACGAGGCACGTGCGCGTGCTCCCCCCGCGAACTTTTGCGCCGTTTCCAGCCGGTACGGAACAAAAGCGCCACGGGATGGCGATGCCGAGGCATTTCACCGGATGAACGGCGCTGATGCGCGTGTAGGGTTCTACCGGGTTTGGGGTTGGTTATCCTTCCTGCCAGTTTTTCCTTCTTCTCTTTTTGTTACTGCGCAGAAGATCTTTTGatttgctgctgcagttctcttcctcctcatgtTGGAGATACTGCAGCTCTTCTCCAGGCAAGCAGATTTCTCTAGggtttttccctttctttcctAGGGAATTATCTGAATCGACCATGTAAAGATCCACTTGTTTCTTCTTCAAATTCCTCTGGTCTCCATCTGCACAATGCTGGAATTTTCACCCCTTCATCTCCCGTCGATCGAGAGGAGCATCCACGATCACCTGGGTCCTCCGGTGGATCCGGTTGGCGCGCGCAATCTTTACCAAAAGAAGCCTGATCCTCCTCCCACGGTCCCACCCGATCGAAATATCCAATCAATTGGCCTACAGCGTCACCATGTGCCTTTCATCAGTTTCTGCTCGCCCCCCTGTTGCCCCTGCGCGCCCAAAAATCGACCGAGCACGGAGcagggcgcaggcgcgcgggtaCACCGGTGGCCATCTTGAGCATTTTTTGCAGGAAAAGGAACGTCACAATTTCTCAACATTTTTGGTGGTGTGAAGCCTGTGTCCTGCCAACAGCCCAAACAACCAATACCAATGCTGTCCTTATTAACAAAAAGAAACAGATGCTGCGAAAGTCCAGCGGATTTATTGGCAATATGTTGCTGTTTGGTTCTGTCATTCGCTCCTTTTCTGCTGGCCTGCTTTCAGAAAATAAAATCGGTTCCCACGACAACAGCTCGCGTTTTGCCATCTTTTTTATGAGTAGACGTGCGCAAGGCACCAGCCCATAGGTGAACAGTACGGCTAGCTGGAGTATAGTACTGTCTCCACACTAAACAGGTGGATCATTAAAATCCTATCTGAGTGACGACTTCTGAGATAACAATTAAGGTCGAGGAACCTAGACCCTGTACTTGCTGTCAACGGTGGTGCAAATGCAAATCCCAGCACTGATTCGGCTGTAAGATTCTTTTTCCTCCATTTTTCGAtcagaagaaaggaaggaattaATAGCAGTGGCCCAAAAGACACAGGATGCGACGCAACCCTGCAACCCTTGGGGACCTGAAAAGGGCCAGTGAAGCGGCAAatgcaatcaaacaagcttTTGGTGCCGAGACCCGGAGCCCCACCTACAAGCCCCTGTGTGTCTACTGTCTTGGCCGGTTGCCACAAGGCCACACCTCGCCCGCCCCAACGCTTTATAGCACCACCACACCCCTCTCGTTTCTCCCCCAGCGTAACATCCTTCTCCCAACTCTCAACCTAGTGCTCGCTCTCGCTTCGCTCTCCTCCTCGAGTTCTTGCGAGCCGCTGATCATCCTTCGCTCTGCGCTGGAACCGGAAGGTGAGCTGCGGTGCCTCAGCCCCGAATCTGTTTCTTGTGTCACTTTGAGCTGCAAGAGTTTTGCATTTGGGTTGTCCTTTAAGCTGTGATTCTGAGACGATGGGTTTCCGGGGGCAAAGACTAGGCTTCAGCATGATGCTGCTTCCTGTAAATTGCGAGGCCGCTTGCTGTGGCATTTTCGGTTGTCCTCTCCTCTGAAATAGTGCATTTCCCTTTGGCGGCCTTGGCGTTTCCAGCTCATCCGTGACCTTTCGCTCCGCGCCAacatcttttcttctttctcttgATTTGTTTCAGCAACACCCCCCCCTGTAAAGTGCCTTTTGGTCTGAATTTTCGGGTTTTGTTCTGAATGATCCATGTCAATCAGCATGTGGCGTATGCCTGCACAAATGATGCCAGTGCTGTTGCCTCTATGCTTTTCAGGGTATCAATGCTTTACCTGCAAAAGTCTCAGCCATTCGTAGGCTTCTTTGTGCTGCCTTGCGCCTACTGGTTGCAGGCGCTTGTCTTACCCTCCTTTTATATTGGTCAAACCGGATCGAATCATTCTCTGGTTTGGAGCTGTCTGGTCATTTTTTATCGTTTGGATCAGGTGGTGGTAATGTTTGGGTGACAAAATTTAGGATTTACAGAAGGCTGCGCCCTTTCccttctcctttttggtttcggGGAAAGAACATAAGAGCTTCTCTTGAAAAGATGACACATGTAGACAACTCGGGAATCGTTACGCTTTGTAAACTTTGCATGGCATTCATTTCCCGTCAGTTTTTATTTTTGTTGTTTATTTAAAGGCGCCCCCGATGTTTGCGTTCCAACTTCCTGAGTTCTTTTGGATCAATGCCCCACCTGCCGTTTAATCTTTTCGATATTTTTTCACCCTCTGGTCATTTCTTTCAGAGTTGTCTGTTGAGCGCTAGCGATCTATGCTCACCTGCAAGAAATTTGTGAGTGTCCAGGGCATACTGTTGAGTAAAGCCTAGTTCTTCCTTCCAGGAAGATGATATAGCCTCCTTCCAGGAAAATGATATAGCACCAGAGCGTGTTCTGTTGTCTCACTTTTCTCCAAATTTTGCCATAAGATTCAGTCAAAACAAAACTCCGTACTGAACTTAGGAGTGCGTCCACCTAGCCTCTCGTTTCCCTCTTTAGCTCGTGtgtttttattttcctttttctcACCAGCGCTTGTCACTTGTGTATTAGAATAGCTAATTTTCCAAGGTACTAATTCAAGGATTGGTTTATTGAACAACTGCAGGTATTTGAATAACAGCTCGAAGGTTCAAAGGAACCTTCGTTCGTTGTAGGATGTATAGGGCTAAGAGAGCTGCACTGTCACCAAAGGTGAAGCGCCGTGTTGGGAAGTATGAGCTCGGACGCACCATTGGGGAAGGAACCTTTGCAAAGGTCCGGTTTGCGAAGAACACTGAAAATGGGGAGCCTGTTGCTATCAAAATTCTTGACAAGGAGAAGGTTCAGAGGCACAGATTGGTTGAACAGGTCAGTATCAGGCAATTCCTTTCTAAGACCAAGCACTAGTTTCTTGTCATATCTTTTGTCTGTCCATATCATGATTCATAGATCAAACTTCAATAAATTAGAAATACCAAAATCAAAAGTCTTATGCTCCCTATATAAGCCGTATATGACTTTTCTAGATAGTAAGATGTTCAGTCTGCCAAACAGTCAATCTTATCAACGTTCCTGACAGTCAAAGATGCAACATGTGGTTTCCTTCTGTCAAAATTCACTGTCATCACTTATATCTTTGTATCAAAAGGAACAACTGGATAATGAATTTTCTTCCTTAGATGTTGCCGTGTCAGCATGGGAGCATAGGCAGATGAAACTCCAATTAAGAAACGATTCTATATCTACATATTTGCATGCCATCGAGATATATCCACATGGTGGTCTTCCAGTTATACTACCAACTCAGTATGTTCTCCTGGTGCCTTGTGCTGTTTCCAGTTGCAGTCTAAACTTTGTGCAAATTGAATACAATGTCTTCAGTTTGTACACTTCAGTATATGTTTTCTTCTTGAGTGCCCTATTGAATCTCCATGTCCTCAGTTGTTCATTAATTAACTTTATTCATTTTACTTCTAACCATATAGTTCCCGAACAAATAACTTGATATGCCAGAACAATTCACAGTGAAAACATACAGTATTGTTTATGCTCCTCAGGAATGATTCTTGCTGTATGCATTTTTTAAGCAGATTCTCACTATGTTCTATACATCTCTACGCTGATACTATCCTAAATTTAATGCAGATTAAGCGTGAAATTTGTACTATGAAGTTAGTCAAGCATCCTAATGTTGTTCGACTGTTTGAGGTAAGATCCAAAAAAGTATCAACACTTCATGATGTATCACTGCATCTTTCTCGGAATACGTTTGTTTTTAATCTGGGAATGTATTTTTTTTCATGCCTATAATCTGACACTATTTGGCTGGAATTATGCCTTCTACCTCAGGTGATGGGAAGTAAAGCAAGAATTTTCATTGTTCTGGAATATGTTACTGGCGGAGAGCTTTTTGAAACCATTGTAAGTGACACTATATCATTCGTTTGAAATGCCTTTGTCCTACATGAGACTAATGACACGAGTTACACAATCATGTTTTTGATTAATTCAATTTGCTGTTATGCAACAACTTCATGATCAGGCTACTAATGGAAGGTTGAAGGAAGACGAAGCACGGAAATATTTTCAGCAACTAATCAATGCAGTTGATTATTGCCACAGTAGGGGAGTGTACCACAGAGACTTGAAGGTGAACCCTTATTTTCCTTCGCATATTCTTCTAAAATAAATTAtgggaagaagtcaagaaaaaTGAGATATATGCTTAACCTGTATTTGCAGTTAGAGAATTTGCTGCTTGATGCTGCTGGAAATCTCAAAGTATCCGACTTCGGTTTAAGTGCTTTAACTGAGCAAGTAAAGGTACTATTCGAATATATTAGTTGTGATAAATTCTCAATAATTGTTGCATCGTGTTCCCTTTTTTACTGCGTTTCATTTCTTACACTCTAATATTATTGTTAATTTTTTGCTTTAAAGGCTGATGGTCTGCTTCATACTACATGTGGAACTCCCAACTATGTTGCTCCTGAGGTAACATTTTTTTCTTATCACAGAAAAGTCGTGTTTTGATTACACAGTATTAAACAAGTTTGTCTAAACAATATTACTATTGTGTCTTTGTAGGTGATTGAGGATGGAGGCTATGATGGCGCAACTGCGGATATTTGGTCTTGTGGAGTAATCCTCTTTGTTCTTCTTGCTGGTTATTTACCTTTCGAGGATGAAAACATCATTGCCTTATACAAAAAGGTAACATTGATGGAAAATAGACAATAAAAATAGAACCAAGATGCTGTTGTTTTTTTATTATGTTTTAATACTCCCTTTTACGATCACAGATATCCGAAGCTCAGTTTACATGTCCCTCTTGGTTTTCGGCGGGAGCTAAGAACCTGATTGCCCGAATTCTTGATCCCAATCCTACAACTGTAAGTATCATATTACTTTTGAGCATAGGTGCATAGTTGTTGAAACAGATCATAATCAGCTAAACAAAACACTCGAAATGTTATTCCCCCCACTCCTGCAGATCATTGAACCATTTTGTTAACTGAGTCTTGTAATCATTATTTCAATTGTTGATGAATATTTCTTGAATCTCAATTTACGTTTATTTTTTTTGCTTTTCGATGTTTATCAGCGGACCACCATTGCTCAGATACTGGAAGATCCTTGGTTCAAAAAGGGATACAAGCCTCCTGTTTTTGAcgaaaaatatcaaactagtTTCGATGACGTTGATGCTGCTTTTGGAGACTCAGAAGTGAGTCAAATGGACCAATAAATATTAAGCCTTTTGTGGTAGGAATTAATTGAGTAAGTGTCATAATTGATTTGTTTACCAGGACCGGCATGTGAAAGAGGAAACTGAAGATCAGCCAACCACAATGAATGCATTTGAACTGATTTCACTAAATCAGGCACTGAATCTGGAGAATTTGTTTGAGGCAAAGAAGGTCAGATATGGTTCTGTGTCTTCTTACAGGGTCAATGTTATGTTTCGATATTTTATTACATTCTTGTTAATTCATCTATCTTTTGGAAACTACATATTTATAATGATCCTACTGTAAAAAAAATTGACAGGAGTATAAAAGAGAGACAAGATTCACCTCACAATGTCCTCCTAAGGAAATAATCACAAAGATAGAAGAGGCTGCAAAACCACTTGGATTTGACATTCAGAAGAAAAAATACAAGGTAGTCCTGTTGATTacaaatatagataaatagttCTCTCACTGCTTTCAACTGTACTGCATTTGACTATTACTGCCATCTTTTCCATACATATGTCCTGAAAGgtttttgtgtttcttgttttcAGATGAGGATGGAGAACCCGAAAGCAGGTAGAAAAGGCAATCTAAATGTTGCAACTGAGGTAAGTGAAAAGACCACGTTTACAAAAACAGCTTAAAAATTGAAGACAAATCATAAATTCAGActttattttttttgaaaaagtttTAATTCAGACCTTATTTTTGTATGGCAAACTTTAGGTTTTTCAAATAGCCCCGTCCCTTCACGTGGTTGAGCTCAAGAAAGCAAAGGGGGATACTCTGGAGTTTCAAAAGGTACTAGTTTCGAGCAATTATCCTTGCAGTTCTCTTTAAGCTGTTAAGCTGGGGCATTGAATTAGTACCCAAATTAACCGTGCTGTACAACAGTTCTACAGAAGTCTGTCGACCCAATTGAAGGATGTTGTGTGGAAGTGCGACGGCGAGGTCGAGGCCAACAGCACGGCAGCATGAAGCGGCCTCCGAAACTTCCACAGGCCGGCGCTGGCTTTCCTTTGTACATAGCTTCTCCTTCGGATGATCGGTGTCCATTGCAGAGTCGGTTTTGCAAGAATGTTCTTTGGTTCATTGGTTGATGGCGAGTAAGCTCCGATGAAACAACCGCCTTCAAGGCTGTTGCGGATGGAAGCGCGTTGCTTAGTCTATTTTATGGTCTGGAAGTTAGGTGGGACGGGAGCCACAATCAAGGCTATAATAGTGCTGTAGTAACGAGGTATTGATGAGGTACATCAGATGGTGTAAGGGAGTATCAATTGTTAGTTCAAGGCTTCAAGCTTAGCCCCCCTTCAGTTTGTTCTATGGTGTGTTACTTCAGAATAAACACTACTTCTAGATGTATGACGTGAACACAGTTAGCCTGTGTCCTGGTCTTTGTGCAGTGTGCATGATCCTGAGTGCTAGCCTCCCTTAAAATTTATGATGATGGAGGAATGACAGCTGAGGAGGTAAAATGAAGTCTGAAAATCTGCTGTAGCAATGGCGAATTTTCGAGTGTGGTTAGTTTACCTATTACGTCGCTCTGAAGCGTACGGCGGCCCGCCGCCGGGGAGAGAAATCGCAGCCGACGGCGGCCGCCAACCGCCGCGGCCTCCACACTTCCAGAATCCAGAGACGGTGTTCCAGCCAGCAGGAGGACGCGGAAGGCGGTTCTACTCACCCGATCGCGCTGCGC from Panicum hallii strain FIL2 chromosome 9, PHallii_v3.1, whole genome shotgun sequence includes:
- the LOC112878320 gene encoding CBL-interacting protein kinase 31 isoform X1 codes for the protein MYRAKRAALSPKVKRRVGKYELGRTIGEGTFAKVRFAKNTENGEPVAIKILDKEKVQRHRLVEQIKREICTMKLVKHPNVVRLFEVMGSKARIFIVLEYVTGGELFETIATNGRLKEDEARKYFQQLINAVDYCHSRGVYHRDLKLENLLLDAAGNLKVSDFGLSALTEQVKADGLLHTTCGTPNYVAPEVIEDGGYDGATADIWSCGVILFVLLAGYLPFEDENIIALYKKISEAQFTCPSWFSAGAKNLIARILDPNPTTRTTIAQILEDPWFKKGYKPPVFDEKYQTSFDDVDAAFGDSEDRHVKEETEDQPTTMNAFELISLNQALNLENLFEAKKEYKRETRFTSQCPPKEIITKIEEAAKPLGFDIQKKKYKMRMENPKAGRKGNLNVATEVFQIAPSLHVVELKKAKGDTLEFQKFYRSLSTQLKDVVWKCDGEVEANSTAA
- the LOC112878320 gene encoding CBL-interacting protein kinase 31 isoform X2 — protein: MKLVKHPNVVRLFEVMGSKARIFIVLEYVTGGELFETIATNGRLKEDEARKYFQQLINAVDYCHSRGVYHRDLKLENLLLDAAGNLKVSDFGLSALTEQVKADGLLHTTCGTPNYVAPEVIEDGGYDGATADIWSCGVILFVLLAGYLPFEDENIIALYKKISEAQFTCPSWFSAGAKNLIARILDPNPTTRTTIAQILEDPWFKKGYKPPVFDEKYQTSFDDVDAAFGDSEDRHVKEETEDQPTTMNAFELISLNQALNLENLFEAKKEYKRETRFTSQCPPKEIITKIEEAAKPLGFDIQKKKYKMRMENPKAGRKGNLNVATEVFQIAPSLHVVELKKAKGDTLEFQKFYRSLSTQLKDVVWKCDGEVEANSTAA